The following DNA comes from Brassica oleracea var. oleracea cultivar TO1000 chromosome C5, BOL, whole genome shotgun sequence.
AACATTTTCCAGCAGCAGCCTCTCTTTTATGAAAGCGCTCTGATATGCCTCAATAGCTCCTGGAAAAATGAGCTTCAGCCTGTTAGCTAACACCTTCGAGATAACCTTATACAGTAGATTGCAACACGCTATGGGCCTGAAGTCCTTCATCTTCTCAGCACCTACAAACTTTGGGATCAGCGTTAGACTTGTTGCGTTGATTCCAGTAGGGAGAAAGCCAAGGAGGAAAAAGGACTGAATTGCCGTAATAAAATCCCTGCCAATCACAGGCCAAGCCGCAACATAGAATTCTTTTGTATAACCGTCTGGTCCTGACACTTTGTCGTTTGGTAATGAGAGCATGGCCTCATATATCTCACGTCCTGAGACAGGAGCAGCCAGCTTTGAACAGACGTCCCCTGGGCATATATATGTCAGAAGATCACAGAGCTCATCGCTTGTAACCTCTGCTGCAGTCGCATTTTGAGATTGCAGGAATCTCTGGAAGTGCGCAACCGCTTCTCGCTTAATGTCGACAGCCCCCGTGAGCACTTCTCCAGTCTCGATAATCAGCCTTCTAATGGTGTTTCGAGCAGTACGGGTCTGGACATAACGGTGATAGAAGACTGTGTTTTGATCTAGCCTGCAGCCATCTGATACACGACTTTTGTAGCCAAAACTTCTCCTCTATTTTTGCAAGCTTTTGCCAACGATCAGAAGCTTCAGACTCCTGAACACAGTTTTCAGGACTGGGATTCACGAGCACTCTATTCTGACATTCGCATAGTTCCTCGTATGCTTGCTTGGTTCTGTTTGGCAAATCGCCAAATCTGGAACGGTTCAGAGCTCTGAGATTGAACTTAAGCAGCTTTAGTTTCTTGTGGAAGGAAGATAGGGCTGAGCGCGAGTGATAAAGCTGAGGCGATGTATCCCAAACTTCCTTGACTGTGTGCAAGAAATCTTCGTGTTCTACGAGATAATTAAAGAAGCGAAATGGCTTTCTAGATTCATCAAGTTGTCCCGAGAGCCTGACCAGACATCTTGCATGATCTGAAACCCCGCCCGCTTCAAATTTAGCAAAAGACTGAGGATATCGCTGCATCCATTCCCCATTCACCAGTGCCCTGTCAAGCTTTTTGCCAATAGGATCTGCATCCCTTTTGTTCCACCATGTAAAAAGAGCTCCAACATATGATAGATCCGACAACACACAGTCGGTTGTTACTTCTTGAAACTGCATCATTCCAATCTGATCAGTTCGATAATCTAGAGCACGGGAATGCTCAGAAGACGATAAGGTCTCATTGAAGTCGCCAATGAGTATCCACGGTAAATGCAGATGAGAGTAAGCTGCTTGAGTTGCTCTCAGATCTCTCCAAAGCTGGGTCCTTTCTGCTGACGTATTGTGTGCATAGATAGTTGAGCATATGAACTTCTGCCCCGTTTCTGGTATCTGAATGGCGCAAGATATGATCTGATCACTCATGTGCAATTTTGTTGGCTGCTTGGGTTGCTCTCAGGTCTCTCCAAAGCTGAGTCCTTTCTGCTGACGTATTGTGCGCATAGATAGCTGAGCATATGAACTTCTGCCCCGTTTCTGGTATCTGAATGGCGCAAGATATGATCTGATCACTCATGTGCAATTTTGTTACCACTACCTCCTCACTAGACCAGCAGAACCAGATCCTACCAAGCTGATGGTGCTCATAGTTAGTTATAACTTGCCAATGAGGCATAGCCGCGTCCATACACTTTGTCAGCTTTTCTTCACGAACCCTTGTTTCTACTAGACATCCAAACCTTGGCTTCTCAGACTGAATCCAACTTCTAACTGCTCTGTGTTTGCATGGCATGTTAAATCCACGTATATTCCAAGCAAAGAAACTCGTCATAGCTTCCTTACGGAAGATTTTTTTTGTTGTCCCTGCCTGCCCACAAACTTCAGATCTTTTGCTCGGACGATAGATTTCTTTGCTGATTTATTCCCTAAGGTGGGGATCTTTCTTCTTCTTTTTGCTACCTCAGTTTTGGGTTGGACTTCTTTCTTTTCAACTAACTCTCCCTCTTCAATCTCCTCTACCACATGGTTTGTATCCTCCTCATACTGCTTCTCAAGGTCTTCATCCTCTTGCTCCAAATAAGGTAACGTCATCATCCTTTTGAAACTTGGGACTCCCCATTGAGACACCATGTTGCTTGCCAGACACCAGTGACCAATTTCCTTCTCCAGCTGCTGGAAAAGACTCAGTTGTTGGCTCAACAATTTGAATACAAGAAGTTTCAATAGAGTCCATAACATCCTCCTCCTGCGATGCCATCTCTAAGCGAACCCTGTTTTGCATAAACGGATTGATAGGTAGAGCTGAGAGCTCCTTCAGCAGGTCTGTAACCACATTTCGTCCTCTTGCATTGCCATCTATAGCCACACTTCCTCCTCGTGCACTCTGCTCCACTGGAACAGAGGGAACTACTTCAAGTCCCCCATTATTCGCATCCTCACCTCCCCGCTTGAGTATCTTAATACTATCTGCTTTACAGTCTGAACCCTTGTGCCCCCACCCTTGACAAACACTGCAGCGAGCAGGGAGTCAGGGGTAGCTAACTGCAATCTCTCGTTGGTCTCCATTCTTAGCTTTGAAAGTAATCTTCTCCACCAAAGAGGTATGCAGGTTCACCTCAGCCAACACACGAGCCACGTCCAACCGAGTACATATTTCCGTATTAGGATGAAGTTTGACAAACTTCCACAAGGGCATGGCCGTAAGATCTGGTGGGTTCAAGGCTGATTCAGGGGTCCATTCGCTCACCACCAATGGCACGTCCGAAATGTGCCAGTAACGCCTTTGAATCACTCGAGCTCTCATATGGCTGTTTTCAATACGGAACAAGACCGTGTTCTTTTCAATGAACTGCACATCAATCTTAGAGCCGCTCTTCGAAGAAGCCCAGAGGCGATTCACAGTGGCGTGAATAGATCCCACATGAGGCGCGTCTCCGATGAAGTAGCCGACGGCATAACTCTTCCATAGCAGTTCAGCGTCATCAAAGATATCCTCCGGTACATGAATCGCCGCCACTCCATTGACAACATATATCGAGGGAAGATGCTCTTCGATTTGGTTTTGCTTGGTCCACGGCGATTTAGGGCTCGCCCCTCCCGTAGTCTCCTTTGCCGTAGGTCTTTTTGCTGGGTCAGATCCTTCTACGGCAGTCGAGATCGGAATGATGCCGCCGCTGGTATGCTTAATTATGATTTTAACTTTATAAGTCTAACTTTTTTTGTTTGTGACAAAACATCTAGCACATGTACAAATCTATTTATGAACTTTGGAATCTTTTCCCCACCCGTTCGCTAATTTTATCTCTTATTAGTTATTATTACTAATTACAAATCATAAATCACAAAACATGTACTAATTACAAATCACAAAACATTTTATTTAACAGATTTTTGTCGTTAGACAACATTTTTATTTAATTATTTTGCTTTTTCCCCCAAAAAGGGCCAAACTTTATCACATGATATTACTCTTCTATGTGGGCACATAACCCAAGAAGAATTATGAATCCCGCTCCGATTCGGAAGGGAGATAGATGGGGAAGATGAAGAATCAAACCCAAACACCAATTAAAAAACTTTATTTTTGTTATAAACCATTTAGTGATCGACCCATTTATCAGCCCGTGTAGCAAGACGGGCCAAGCCCATCCGCAGGATCATACTAGCGCCTATCTACTCTTGTGTTTATCTACATTATAGTTGGTGTTTATCTTACGTATTGCTAGTCATTATCTAGTTAATGATAAGTACGATCTCATGTCGATCCAGTACTTAGACCGTCATTACCATATGTATATAAAGACCAGTTGGTCGACCTAATAATACACACAAGTTCCCCTCTTCATTCACAACACGTTATCANNNNNNNNNNNNNNNNNNNNNNNNNNNNNNNNNNNNNNNNNNNNNNNNNNNNNNNNNNNNNNNNNNNNNNNNNNNNNNNNNNNNNNNNNNNNNNNNNNNNNNNNNNNNNNNNNNNNNNNNNNNNNNNNNNNNNNNNNNNNNNNNNNNNNNNNNNNNNNNNNNNNNNNNNNNNNNNNNNNNNNNNNNNNNNNNNNNNNNNNNNNNNNNNNNNNNNNNNNNNNNNNNNNNNNNNNNNNNNNNNNNNNNNNNNNNNNNNNNNNNNNNNNNNNNNNNNNNNNNNNNNNNNNNNNNNNNNNNNNNNNNNNNNNNNNNNNNNNNNNNNNNNNNNNNNNNNNNNNNNNNNNNNNNNNNNNNNNNNNNNNNNNNNNNNNNNNNNNNNNNNNNNNNNNNNNNNNNNNNNNNNNNNNNNNNNNNNNNNNNNNNNNNNNNNNNNNNNNNNNNNNNNNNNNNNNNNNNNNNNNNNNNNNNNNNNNNNNNNNNNNNNNNNNNNNNNNNNNNNNNNNNNNNNNNNNNNNNNNNNNNNNNNNNNNNNNNNNNNNNNNNNNNNNNNNNNNNNNNNNNNNNNNNNNNNNNNNNNNNNNNNNNNNNNNNNNNNNNNNNNNNNNNNNNNNNNNNNNNNNNNNNNNNNNNNNNNNNNNNNNNNNNNNNNNNNNNNNNNNNNNNNNNNNNNNNNNNNNNNNNNNNNNNNNNNNNNNNNNNNNNNNNNNNNNNNNNNNNNNNNNNNNNNNNNNNNNNNNNNNNNNNNNNNNNNNNNNNNNNNNNNNNNNNNNNNNNNNNNNNNNNNNNNNNNNNNNNNNNNNNNNNNNNNNNNNNNNNNNNNNNNNNNNNNNNNNNNNNNNNNNNNNNNNNNNNNNNNNNNNNNNNNNNNNNNNNNNNNNNNNNNNNNNNNNNNNNNNNNNNNNNNNNNNNNNNNNNNNNNNNNNNNNNNNNNNNNNNNNNNNNNNNNNNNNNNNNNNNNNNNNNNNNNNNNNNNNNNNNNNNNNNNNNNNNNNNNNNNNNNNNNNNNNNNNNNNNNNNNNNNNNNNNNNNNNNNNNNNNNNNNNNNNNNNNNNNNNNNNNNNNNNNNNNNNNNNNNNNNNNNNNNNNNNNNNNNNNNNNNNNNNNNNNNNNNNNNNNNNNNNNNNNNNNNNNNNNNNNNNNNNNNTGTGTCTTTTAAACCACAGATCAAAGCTGATCGATGCCACAGATGTGGTATGGGTAATCATTGGGCAAAGAATTGCCGAACTCCTAAGCATTTGTGTGAGCTTTACATGGAGAGCTTAAAAAGAAACCCGGAAGCTAACATGGTTCGAGACCCGGGATATGATGGTGATGATGATGATGACTTGGAAGACGTCCAGGATCACCAGCACGAGTCAGACAAAGTTGATCACATGGAGTTTGAAACTTCAGACATACTGAAATAAGGAATTAAAATTCCATATCGTTTTTTTTATTGTTTTTCCCCTGGATTTGGTGTTCTTTAAGATTGTTTATCAGTGTTTGGCTTTGGATTTAACTTTATCCTTATGAATGAATAATTTTTTTTTTCATTTCTCATATGCCTAAGGATTAGATCATTAAAGATACCATCTCTGAAAATTTTATTGTTCATTAACTTTATGATTATTGTTTTTGAAGAATGAAAAGTGGAATGGATACAATCGTGGTGGACAGTGGCACCAGTCACACCATTTTGAGAGACAAACGATTTTTCATACATCTCACACATAAGGTAGCTAACATCACCACTATAGCTGGCACGGCTAGCTTAATTGAAGCTTATGGCCACGCCAATATCTTATTGCCAAAAGGTACAAATCTTGAGATTGAAGATGCTTTGTACTCACCTAGCTCAAACAGAAGTCTATTGAGCTTTAAAGACATAAGACTGAATGGTTTCCACATCGAAACAATGGGTGAAGGAAGTAAAGAATTCCTACAGATTTATAAAATCACCCAAGGCAATAAGAAAGTCTTTGAGACTATACCTGCGTGTGGGACTGGTCTTTATTATGCCCAGACCAGTCTTGTTGAGGCTAATGCCGTCTTGAATAAAGAATTCAAAGAAGAGTTCACTCTTTGGCACAATCGGCTGGGACACCCCAGTTCGAACATGATGCGAAGACTCATATCAAATTCAAATGGTCACAGTTTGAAAACAAAAAGAGTTATCCCTAAGAATATCACATGTGAAGCATGCTCACAAGGGAAACTAATTACTAAGCCATCACATACCAAAGTGAATAAGGAAGTGACAAATTTCCTAGAAAGAATACAAGTTGATATTTGTGGACCAATACACCCACCCTGTGGGACATTTAGATATTTTATGGTCCTAATTGATGCATCCATTAACGCATCCACAAGATGGTCACATGTTTGTCTCCTATCAACTCGTAATCTNNNNNNNNNNNNNNNNNNNNNNNNNNNNNNNNNNNNNNNNNNNNNNNNNNNNNNNNNNNNNNNNNNNNNNNNNNNNNNNNNNNNNNNNNNNNNNNNNNNNNNNNNNNNNNNNNNNNNNNNNNNNNNNNNNNNNNNNNNNNNNNNNNNNNNNNNNNNNNNNNNNNNNNNNNNNNNNNNNNNNNNNNNNNNNNNNNNNNNNNNNNNNNNNNNNNNNNNNNNNNNNNNNNNNNNNNNNNNNNNNNNNNNNNNNNNNNNNNNNNNNNNNNNNNNNNNNNNNNNNNNNNNNNNNNNNNNNNNNNNNNNNNNNNNNNNNNNNNNNNNNNNNNNNNNNNNNNNNNNNNNNNNNNNNNNNNNNNNNNNNNNNNNNNNNNNNNNNNNNNNNNNNNNNNNNNNNNNNNNNNNNNNNNNNNNNNNNNNNNNNNNNNNNNNNNNNNNNNNNNNNNNNNNNNNNNNNNNNNNNNNNNNNNNNNNNNNNNNNNNNNNNNNNNNNNNNNNNNNNNNNNNNNNNNNNNNNNNNNNNNNNNNNNNNNNNNNNNNNNNNNNNNNNNNNNNNNNNNNNNNNNNNNNNNNNNNNNNNNNNNNNNNNNNNNNNNNNNNNNNNNNNNNNNNNNNNNNNNNNNNNNNNNNNNNNNNNNNNNNNNNNNNNNNNNNNNNNNNNNNNNNNNNNNNNNNNNNNNNNNNNNNNNNNNNNNNNNNNNNNNNNNNNNNNNNNNNNNNNNNNNNNNNNNNNNNNNNNNNNNNNNNNNNNNNNNNNNNNNNNNNNNNNNNNNNNNNNNNNNNNNNNNNNNNNNNNNNNNNNNNNNNNNNNNNNNNNNNNNNNNNNNNNNNNNNNNNNNNNNNNNNNNNNNNNNNNNNNNNNNNNNNNNNNNNNNNNNNNNNNNNNNNNNNNNNNNNNNNNNNNNNNNNNNNNNNNNNNNNNNNNNNNNNNNNNNNNNNNNNNNNNNNNNNNNNNNNNNNNNNNNNNNNNNNNNNNNNNNNNNNNNNNNNNNNNNNNNNNNNNNNNNNNNNNNNNNNNNNNNNNNNNNNNNNNNNNNNNNNNNNNNNNNNNNNNNNNNNNNNNNNNNNNNNNNNNNNNNNNNNNNNNNNNNNNNNNNNNNNNNNNNNNNNNNNNNNNNNNNNNNNNNNNNNNNNNNNNNNNNNNNNNNNNNNNNNNNNNNNNNNNNNNNNNNNNNNNNNNNNNNNNNNNNNNNNNNNNNNNNNNNNNNNNNNNNNNNNNNNNNNGGCCACACACGACCAGACATCAGCTTTGCTGTGAACTTACTTTCAAGGTTCAGCTCCTGTCCGACCTAAAGGCACTGGAACGGGATTAAACATATACTTCGTTACCTACAAGGAACGAAAGACTTGGGTCTTATGTTTATTGACAAATCTAAGGAAGATTTAGTTGGTTTTTGCTGATGCAGGTTATCTCTCTGATCCACATTATGCTAGATCTCAGACTGGTTATGTTTTTACACACGGTGGGACAGCTATATCCTGGTGGTTCATGAAGCAGACCATGGCAGCCACATCCTCTAACTACGCTGAAATATTAGCCATGCATGAAGCCAGCCGTGAGAGTGTATGGATGAGATCCATGACACAGCATATTCGTCCCACTTGTGGTATGATCAAAGGAAAGGATCCAACGACCATCCTATACGAGGATAACGCAGCATGCATCGCACAGCTTAAGGATGGATACATTAAAGGAGATAGGACGAAACATATTCTTCCTAAGTTCTTCTTTACACACGAGCTTCAGAAGGCAGGAGAGGTCCAAGTATTGCAAGTCCGTTCGAGTGAGAATTCAGCCGACCTCTTCACCAAGTCACTACCAACCTCAACGTTCAAGAAGCTCATATGGAAGATAGGCATGCGTCGACTGAAGGATCTTCGGTGATGCATTCATCAGGGGGAGTTCATGTGTTGTACTCTTTTTCCTGTCTTGTTTTCCCTTTTACCACATTGGGTTTTGGGTTTGTCAAGAGAGGTTTTAATGAGGTAACATCCAAAGCATGAATGAACCTTGACCGGATGTGTCGATCAAGGGGGAGTGTTATAAACCATTTAGTGATCGACCCATTTATCAGCCCGTGTAGCAAGACGGACCAAGCCCATCCGCATGATCATACTGGCGCCTATCTACTCTTGTGTTTATCTACATTATAGTTGGTGTTTATCTTACGTATTGCTAGTCATTATCTAGTTAAGTATAAGTACGATCTCATGTCGATCCAGTACTTAGACCATCATTACCATATGTATATAAAGACCAGTTGGTCGACCTAATAATACACACAAGTTCCCCTCTTCATTCACAACAATTTTCCGTCTTCTCTCCCTCTGTAACAGAAACAGAGGCTCTGTTTCTAACATTTTTCCTCAGTTTTTTTCCCGGGAAACAGAATGAAAGTTTCCCTTTTCTTTTTCCCGGAAGGAGAGATAATTGTGAATAAGCTGCACCCACCTTAAGTTTCGTGTCGAGGTTAAAGCAGATTACATATAAATCAACAAATTCTCGAGCTTTTTTTCTTGATGATATACCTTCTTCTGGGTTTTGAGAATCATCACTTATCTTCTCTGTTTGGCTTTGGAGAAACTTTTCTCGCAATTTGTTAACGGCAAAGTTGTTAAAGGTTCCTCCTTTTATTAGATTCACAAATTAGGGCTTTTGGGAACGTACTTAGCTTGTCTATATGTATCTAGCCATGGATTCTGAACAGAGTTTTCCTTCAAGAGAGGTTGTGAAATGCTGTGACTTTGTTTGTGAATATTCCCTTGGGGCATGTTCTTCAGACCCTTGTACTAGAACGGTGAAAAGAAAGTTCAACCAAGAAGGGAACCTTATGTTGTTGTTGTCACGAGGCTCTTCTGATTCATCTTCAACCGCAAAGTTACTAGTTGAGAATGAATGTGCTGCTCTACTTGAAGATCTTTCTAGCCAGAGGAAGATAGTGAAAGAACTTCACTTGGAGCTTGAAGAGGGGAGATACGCTGCTGCTTCAGCAGCTAACGAGACAATGTCCATGATACTTAGGCTGCAGAGAGAAAAGGCTGAGATACAGATGGAAGCTCGGCAATTCAAAGTGTTTGCTAAGGAGAAGATGACGCATGACCAAGAAAAGCTTAAGGTTATGAAGGAGTTGTTGTATGAGAAAGAGCAAGCTATTGAGGCCTTGTCTTATGAGCTGTGGGATAACTGAAGCAGAGATGCATGATCAGATTCTTGGTTTTGGTAGAGACTCTAGCACTGTTGGTATAGATGTTTACCCGTGTGAATACACTTTGAAATGTAGTGTGGATGATGAGAATCCGAGCGGACCAGATGGTAATGTTGAGGTTGTGGAGAAGGTGATGGTTGGTCAGTCTCCATATTATGATCCAAACTCTCCTTTAGAAGCTGCTAAAGAAATAAAGGGGACAGACTCTCCTATGTCTTGTAGTAGTGATAGCGTTTATACTATTGACTCAGTTCACGTGGGAGTCTCTGAAGTCAAGATTGACGACTAGCCTAGTAAGATTAGCAAGGGAGAGTTGAAAGGTGTTAACTGGCATTCTCCTAGATACCAAGAACCGGTGGTCATGACTCAGCAAGGAGTTAACGAGCCGGATATTGAGAAGCTTTACACAAGGCTTCAAGCACTTGAGGCTCAGTTGAAACATACCATTGTATCTATGCGAACAGACAAAGCTCAGTTGGTGTTGCTGAAAGAGATAGCAAAGGAAACTGTCACAACAAAGAGGCGACACCTGGTTAGCAAAATGCCATCTTTCAAAGCATTCTGTGTAGTAACAGTCTTGAAGGTAAAACAATCATAATCTCTCACATCTATAAACGGTCACAGCATGAAAATTGATATCTGAGTTTCCCTTCATTCTTGTGGGTGTCTTAGTGGATTGTGTCTTTTGTTTCTTGGAGAAGGAAAGCCAAGCAAAACAAGTAAGAAGATTAGCTTCTTTTTTTTGGTTTTACTGTTTTCTGATGAATGCAGTTATAATGCAATGCAGGTATGTGTACAATTTGTCAGCAAATAATATGGGGATGCTAATGATTCTAGGCGAGGGATCTCGAACTAGGAGATGGAATTGTTTAACAAGTTCACATGTCTAGATATCCATTCTTTTCTCTCTTTTGTTATAGTTAGTGCAAATTGAATGTATATTTTCTTTATTGCAAGACATCCAATCAAATACATGTATGGATCAGATTCTTGTAATATATTAAATCCA
Coding sequences within:
- the LOC106345042 gene encoding uncharacterized protein LOC106345042 translates to MGNHWAKNCRTPKHLCELYMESLKRNPEANMVRDPGYDGDDDDDLEDVQDHQHESDKVDHMEMKSGMDTIVVDSGTSHTILRDKRFFIHLTHKVANITTIAGTASLIEAYGHANILLPKGTNLEIEDALYSPSSNRSLLSFKDIRLNGFHIETMGEGSKEFLQIYKITQGNKKVFETIPACGTGLYYAQTSLVEANALVFADAGYLSDPHYARSQTGYVFTHGGTAISWWFMKQTMAATSSNYAEILAMHEASRESVWMRSMTQHIRPTCGMIKGKDPTTILYEDNAACIAQLKDGYIKGDRTKHILPKFFFTHELQKAGEVQVLQVRSSENSADLFTKSLPTSTFKKLIWKIGMRRLKDLR